A genomic segment from Candidatus Hydrogenedentota bacterium encodes:
- a CDS encoding Gfo/Idh/MocA family oxidoreductase: MSSLSTRRTFLKSTALAGAAVSMTARSYARVPGANDRISIGIIGCGQRGAHAHMPGIHTHAKAENVEITAVCDPWRQKREAAAAKCKEWYGAEARQFVSYQDLLALNDVDAVTIGSCDHQHTAHLAAAAESKKDVYIEKPLGKDLAGVIKACDAAVSNGIVVQVGTQLRSMGSMAGARERYQTGVLGKVSRIEQCRNAWRPYWYSHIAPVEEADVDWNEFLMDLPPQPFNADRYSAWYGYRETSDGPIPGFASHFLDLVHYITGARFPVSCVCQGGTFTWNDEHGFTAPDHVQATWIYPEGFLVSYSTNFGNGSGNSFKIFGDRGVLDLVDWNDPMLTGEGAGPQQACVSEPERVAYIERPDHMLDWLRCIRSRETTHAPITAGYQHAVAVLMAVQSYDTGRRTLYDPESRTIREG, encoded by the coding sequence ATGTCTTCGTTGTCTACCCGCCGCACCTTCCTCAAGTCCACGGCCCTGGCGGGCGCCGCCGTATCGATGACCGCGCGAAGCTATGCCCGCGTGCCCGGAGCAAACGACCGGATTTCCATCGGGATTATTGGATGTGGGCAGCGTGGGGCCCACGCGCACATGCCGGGGATTCACACGCACGCCAAGGCGGAAAACGTGGAAATCACCGCCGTGTGCGACCCCTGGCGCCAGAAGCGCGAGGCCGCGGCCGCAAAATGCAAGGAATGGTATGGCGCCGAGGCGCGCCAGTTCGTCTCGTACCAGGATCTGCTCGCGCTCAACGATGTGGACGCGGTGACGATTGGCTCGTGCGACCACCAGCACACGGCGCACCTGGCCGCCGCCGCCGAATCGAAAAAGGATGTGTACATCGAAAAGCCGCTGGGCAAGGATCTGGCCGGCGTCATCAAGGCCTGCGACGCCGCCGTTTCGAACGGGATCGTGGTGCAAGTCGGCACCCAGCTGCGGAGCATGGGGAGCATGGCCGGCGCGCGCGAGCGCTACCAGACCGGCGTGCTGGGGAAGGTAAGCCGGATCGAACAGTGCCGCAATGCCTGGCGCCCCTACTGGTACAGCCATATTGCGCCCGTGGAGGAGGCGGACGTGGACTGGAACGAGTTCCTGATGGATCTCCCGCCGCAACCGTTCAACGCGGACCGCTACAGCGCCTGGTACGGCTACCGGGAAACCTCCGACGGGCCGATACCGGGCTTCGCAAGCCACTTCCTCGATCTGGTGCACTACATCACGGGGGCGCGCTTCCCGGTGAGTTGCGTCTGCCAGGGCGGGACCTTCACCTGGAACGATGAACACGGTTTTACCGCCCCGGATCACGTGCAGGCCACGTGGATCTATCCCGAGGGCTTTCTGGTGAGCTACAGCACCAATTTCGGCAATGGAAGCGGGAATTCCTTCAAGATTTTCGGGGACCGGGGGGTCCTCGACCTGGTGGACTGGAACGATCCAATGCTGACGGGGGAGGGCGCGGGCCCGCAACAGGCCTGCGTGAGCGAGCCGGAGCGGGTGGCCTATATCGAGCGCCCCGATCACATGCTGGACTGGCTCCGGTGCATCCGGTCGCGCGAGACCACGCACGCGCCCATCACGGCGGGCTACCAGCACGCGGTGGCGGTGCTCATGGCCGTGCAGTCGTACGACACCGGCCGGCGCACCCTCTACGATCCCGAGTCGCGTACGATCCGGGAAGGCTGA
- a CDS encoding AAA family ATPase, translating to MNVKLRKLGPIEQAEFELGDLTVICGSNNTGKTYATYALYGFLDFWEEAYVPPVQEKVLEALYANGKARISLAHYVERARKELDRASTEYSQLLSEVFASREKLFKDSSFEARLASKPAPDSSYEKSTLRSREKDVFYIDHVEPEWLEVALLVEKDSSELIPPKYVLEHRIGAAIKRILYGQLIPRPFIASAERTGAAIFRKELDLARNRALDMLSDKTAKFDPFRLLREYSTDYALPVKRNVDFTRQIGELDKQESALSSRHPDLLRKFSDIIGGTYKVVKDEPYFIPSDKRNVQLTMDESSSSVRSLLDVGFYLRHIARPGELLMIDEPELNLHPENQRRVARLLATLVNHGLKVFITTHSDYIVKEFNTLIMLNHHKDGVHSLMRQEGYAEDELLDPARVRLYISGKHTRAVDGNQRKRNVFTLTQAHIDPELGIEAESFDKTIDDMNRIQDAILYGVESTV from the coding sequence ATGAACGTAAAGCTACGAAAACTGGGACCAATCGAGCAGGCGGAATTCGAGCTCGGTGACCTGACGGTAATCTGCGGCTCGAACAATACGGGAAAGACCTACGCCACATACGCCTTGTACGGTTTCCTCGACTTCTGGGAAGAAGCCTATGTCCCGCCGGTGCAAGAGAAAGTACTTGAGGCGCTTTATGCCAATGGAAAGGCCCGTATATCGCTTGCTCATTACGTGGAGCGCGCCCGGAAGGAATTGGACAGGGCGTCTACCGAGTATTCGCAGCTGTTGAGCGAGGTTTTTGCATCGCGGGAGAAGCTTTTCAAGGACTCATCCTTTGAAGCCCGGCTTGCGTCGAAGCCAGCGCCCGATTCTTCCTACGAAAAATCCACGTTGCGGTCGCGCGAGAAGGATGTCTTTTATATTGACCACGTTGAACCGGAATGGCTCGAAGTAGCCCTTTTGGTCGAAAAGGACAGCTCCGAGCTGATCCCCCCGAAGTACGTACTGGAACACCGGATCGGAGCGGCCATCAAGCGTATCTTGTATGGCCAGTTGATCCCGAGACCGTTTATCGCCAGCGCGGAACGAACGGGCGCCGCGATTTTTCGGAAGGAACTCGACCTGGCCCGGAATCGCGCATTGGACATGTTGAGTGACAAGACAGCGAAATTCGACCCGTTTCGCTTGTTGCGTGAGTACTCCACCGACTATGCGCTCCCCGTCAAGCGCAATGTCGATTTTACGCGCCAGATCGGCGAACTGGACAAGCAGGAGAGCGCACTTTCAAGTCGCCACCCGGACCTGTTGCGCAAATTCTCCGACATCATTGGCGGGACCTACAAGGTTGTGAAGGACGAACCGTACTTCATTCCCTCCGACAAGCGAAATGTCCAGTTAACGATGGACGAAAGCTCCAGTTCGGTCAGGTCCCTGCTGGACGTGGGCTTCTATCTACGGCATATCGCCCGCCCCGGCGAGCTGTTGATGATCGATGAGCCGGAATTGAACCTTCACCCCGAAAACCAGCGGCGGGTTGCGCGCCTCCTCGCAACCTTGGTCAACCACGGGCTGAAGGTGTTTATAACCACGCACAGCGACTACATTGTGAAAGAGTTTAATACGCTCATCATGCTGAACCATCATAAGGACGGGGTCCACAGTCTCATGCGGCAAGAGGGATATGCGGAGGACGAACTGCTCGACCCGGCCAGGGTTCGGCTCTACATTTCCGGAAAGCATACGCGGGCCGTGGATGGGAACCAGCGCAAGAGAAACGTTTTTACGCTCACCCAGGCGCACATTGATCCCGAGTTGGGCATTGAAGCGGAGAGCTTCGACAAGACGATTGATGATATGAACCGGATTCAGGACGCGATTCTTTACGGGGTGGAATCGACCGTGTGA
- a CDS encoding CehA/McbA family metallohydrolase, with translation MRASLFVFLGRGFLALAALAVLLGYQAVAAPLDVIPNAPVQPLVASSVRLEEALRYLGSALAPADSARLAELSQRAHTPELAEAIQEVLDPYCLAGVNINPEARVKVMRGPAAARLQQGGWKSFLIKVHNEAGTRAPLQWESPNAAPVLHQSTGAPNPREENLLTPGEVANRYLEMAFYENRPLTADLSGILVEYKVLQVYTDQVGPREAKIGFHVGQGSQDIGYRNAVTVLFDCDPSVKVTLRVKDHDGGPAMASFIIRDNIERLADAGGGDLPADYRNRKALNEPWARQGLTGPPLVGVYPLPSRRVATESEFPDFFFHPQVYRADGEHVYLPPGAYDVTWTRGPEYLSHTRTITVPDGVSEHTETFQLERWIHMKEKGFYSLDHHVHGGGCSHYESPEAGVRPEAMLRQAMGEDLNVASVLSWGPCWYHQKTFFEGQVNALSTAENLIRYDVEVSGFPSSHAGHLCLLRLKEDDYPGAEYIEQWPSWTLPVLQWGQEQGGIVGYSHSGWGLNPETPTQELPNYVMAKFDGIGANEYIVTVTHGAVDFISAGDTPLHWELNIWYHVLNSGYRTAISGETDFPCIFDDRIGMARSYSRLDGALDFDAFAGKLRDGANYVSDGRAHIYNFRVDETELGQNKNEVRLDGPRAVTVTADVAAYLNEVRDEAGRRIAEGGFEGRPYWHVEKSRIPGTRDVAVELIVNGYPVREQAIAADGVERPVSFTHEVPYSSWIALRITASAHTNPIYVIVDDKPIRASRRSAEWCRAAVDRCWKMKEPQIRPEEKAAAQAAYEHARRAYDAAIRESVDNTE, from the coding sequence ATGCGCGCTTCCCTTTTTGTTTTTCTGGGCCGCGGGTTTCTGGCCCTGGCGGCGCTGGCGGTTTTGCTCGGTTACCAGGCCGTGGCCGCGCCGCTGGATGTCATTCCGAATGCGCCGGTGCAGCCACTGGTCGCGTCGAGCGTGCGGCTGGAGGAGGCGCTGCGCTACCTGGGCAGCGCGCTGGCGCCGGCGGACTCCGCGCGGCTTGCGGAATTGTCGCAACGGGCGCATACCCCGGAGCTTGCGGAAGCGATTCAGGAGGTGCTGGACCCCTACTGCCTGGCGGGGGTGAACATTAATCCCGAGGCGCGGGTGAAGGTGATGCGGGGGCCGGCGGCGGCGCGCCTGCAGCAGGGGGGCTGGAAGAGCTTCCTGATCAAGGTGCACAACGAGGCGGGCACGCGGGCGCCCCTGCAATGGGAGTCGCCCAATGCGGCGCCGGTGCTGCACCAGTCGACGGGCGCGCCGAACCCGCGCGAGGAAAACCTGCTGACCCCGGGCGAGGTGGCGAACCGCTACCTGGAGATGGCGTTTTACGAGAACCGCCCGCTCACGGCGGATCTTTCCGGGATACTGGTGGAGTACAAGGTGCTCCAGGTTTACACGGACCAGGTGGGGCCGCGCGAGGCGAAGATCGGCTTTCACGTGGGCCAGGGATCGCAGGACATCGGCTACCGGAATGCGGTGACGGTGCTGTTCGACTGCGATCCGTCGGTGAAGGTCACGCTGCGCGTGAAGGATCACGACGGCGGGCCGGCGATGGCGTCGTTCATTATCCGCGACAACATCGAGCGCCTGGCCGATGCGGGCGGCGGCGATCTGCCCGCCGATTACCGGAACCGGAAGGCGCTGAACGAGCCTTGGGCGCGGCAGGGGCTGACGGGCCCGCCGCTGGTGGGGGTGTATCCGCTGCCCTCGCGCCGCGTGGCCACGGAATCGGAGTTTCCCGATTTCTTTTTCCACCCGCAGGTATACCGGGCGGATGGCGAGCACGTGTACCTGCCGCCGGGCGCCTATGACGTTACGTGGACGCGGGGGCCGGAGTACCTGTCGCACACGCGGACGATTACAGTGCCCGACGGTGTTTCGGAGCATACAGAGACGTTCCAGCTTGAGCGCTGGATCCACATGAAGGAAAAGGGCTTCTACAGCCTGGACCACCACGTGCACGGCGGCGGGTGCAGCCACTACGAGAGCCCGGAGGCCGGCGTGCGCCCGGAGGCGATGCTCCGGCAGGCGATGGGCGAGGATCTGAACGTGGCGAGCGTGCTCTCGTGGGGCCCGTGCTGGTATCACCAGAAGACGTTCTTCGAGGGCCAGGTCAACGCGCTCTCCACGGCGGAAAACCTGATCCGGTACGACGTGGAGGTGTCGGGCTTCCCCTCGAGCCACGCCGGCCACCTGTGCCTGCTGCGCCTGAAGGAGGACGACTACCCCGGCGCGGAGTACATCGAGCAGTGGCCGAGCTGGACGCTCCCGGTGCTGCAGTGGGGCCAGGAGCAGGGCGGCATCGTGGGCTATTCGCACAGCGGCTGGGGCCTGAACCCGGAAACGCCGACGCAGGAACTGCCGAACTACGTGATGGCGAAGTTTGACGGGATCGGCGCGAACGAGTACATCGTGACGGTCACGCATGGCGCGGTGGATTTCATTTCGGCGGGCGACACGCCGCTGCACTGGGAGCTCAATATCTGGTACCACGTGCTCAACAGCGGGTACCGCACGGCGATCAGCGGGGAGACGGACTTCCCGTGCATCTTTGACGACCGGATCGGCATGGCGCGGAGCTACAGCCGCCTCGACGGCGCGCTGGACTTCGACGCGTTTGCGGGCAAGTTGCGGGACGGCGCGAACTACGTTTCGGACGGGCGCGCGCACATCTACAACTTCCGGGTCGACGAGACGGAGCTGGGCCAGAACAAGAACGAGGTGCGCCTCGATGGCCCGCGCGCGGTCACGGTGACGGCGGATGTCGCGGCATATCTGAATGAGGTGCGGGACGAGGCCGGGCGGCGCATTGCGGAGGGCGGCTTCGAGGGGCGGCCCTACTGGCATGTGGAGAAGAGCCGCATCCCGGGCACGCGCGACGTGGCGGTGGAGCTGATCGTGAACGGCTACCCCGTGCGGGAGCAGGCGATTGCGGCGGATGGCGTGGAGCGGCCGGTGTCGTTCACGCATGAGGTCCCGTATTCGAGTTGGATCGCGCTGCGCATCACGGCGAGCGCGCATACGAACCCGATCTACGTGATCGTGGACGACAAACCCATCCGCGCGTCGCGGCGGAGCGCGGAGTGGTGCCGGGCGGCGGTGGACCGGTGCTGGAAGATGAAGGAGCCGCAGATCCGGCCGGAAGAGAAGGCGGCGGCGCAAGCGGCGTATGAGCATGCGCGGCGGGCGTACGACGCGGCCATCCGGGAATCGGTGGACAATACGGAGTGA
- a CDS encoding DegT/DnrJ/EryC1/StrS family aminotransferase: MHTSQKPGTIPHVTRRGFMKAGGAAIAGLTLTGGASAAPLEKLALEGGPKSVTVAEEITAALTRWPRYGDAEKQALHALIDNNKFYDELPLFEDEWKAYTGSPFVKAHMNGSSALTSMYFALDLPPGSEVMVPSYTFFSACLAMRFSGLVPIFVDIDPKTACFDLEDAKRKLTPRTKAVEVMHSWGLPCDMDRIWEWCNEKGLITLEDAAHAHGAAMQGKKIGTWGDMAIFSFQTTKVMPCVEGGMGMYKTREFFERAAAFGHYEDPVKFAEDSPVRAYEGTGFGQKYRMHPFAAAVCRQQLQALDTTNAMVDKNIRALNDELVQLRGITEPHCREDQERVYYYKNMLLVDFAGLGVARDKVLAALKAEGVQADVWDYPEQHKLKIYSEPQWWHHPPTIPESMPGNAYVNGNHIFVPIFYGEAPELIAQYVNAFQKVWSQLDRL; encoded by the coding sequence ATGCATACCAGCCAGAAACCCGGAACCATCCCCCATGTCACGCGCCGCGGCTTCATGAAAGCGGGCGGCGCGGCTATTGCCGGACTCACCCTCACCGGCGGCGCCTCCGCGGCCCCGCTCGAAAAGCTCGCCTTGGAAGGCGGCCCGAAGAGCGTGACCGTGGCCGAGGAAATCACCGCCGCGCTGACGCGGTGGCCCCGCTACGGCGACGCCGAGAAACAGGCGTTGCACGCGCTGATCGACAACAACAAATTCTATGACGAGCTTCCACTTTTCGAGGACGAGTGGAAAGCGTATACGGGTTCGCCCTTTGTGAAGGCGCACATGAACGGGTCAAGTGCGCTGACGAGCATGTATTTCGCGCTGGACCTGCCGCCCGGGAGCGAAGTGATGGTCCCGTCCTACACGTTCTTCTCGGCGTGCCTCGCGATGCGCTTCTCGGGGCTGGTCCCGATCTTCGTGGATATCGACCCGAAAACCGCCTGCTTTGACCTGGAAGATGCGAAGCGCAAGCTGACACCGCGCACCAAAGCGGTGGAGGTCATGCATTCGTGGGGCCTGCCCTGCGATATGGACCGCATCTGGGAATGGTGCAACGAGAAGGGCCTGATCACGCTCGAAGACGCCGCGCACGCGCACGGCGCCGCAATGCAGGGCAAGAAGATCGGCACGTGGGGCGACATGGCCATCTTCAGTTTCCAGACCACCAAAGTGATGCCTTGCGTGGAGGGCGGCATGGGCATGTACAAGACGCGGGAATTCTTCGAGCGCGCGGCCGCATTCGGCCACTACGAGGACCCGGTGAAATTCGCGGAGGACAGTCCCGTGCGCGCCTACGAGGGCACGGGCTTCGGCCAGAAGTACCGGATGCACCCCTTCGCGGCCGCCGTGTGCCGCCAGCAGCTCCAGGCGCTCGACACCACCAACGCCATGGTCGATAAGAACATCCGTGCGTTGAACGATGAGCTCGTGCAGCTCCGCGGGATTACCGAGCCGCATTGCCGCGAGGACCAGGAGCGCGTCTACTACTACAAGAACATGCTGCTCGTCGATTTCGCGGGCCTCGGCGTGGCGCGCGACAAGGTGCTGGCCGCGCTCAAGGCCGAGGGCGTGCAGGCGGATGTCTGGGACTACCCCGAACAGCACAAGCTGAAGATCTACAGCGAACCGCAGTGGTGGCATCACCCGCCCACCATCCCGGAATCCATGCCCGGCAACGCCTACGTCAACGGAAACCACATCTTTGTGCCCATCTTCTACGGCGAGGCGCCGGAACTGATCGCGCAGTATGTCAATGCCTTCCAGAAAGTCTGGAGCCAGTTGGACCGGCTGTAG
- a CDS encoding YbaK/EbsC family protein, with protein sequence MLASSLQKMLDENGIKYFTVRHNPAFTAQEVAATTHISGHRLAKTVVAKIDGSLALIVVPATHRVRMDAIKRLTGAHRVELAHEDDFKEAFPECELGAMPPFGNLYGMEVFVERDLAQNDTIAFNAGGHDEVMSMSYRDFERLAHPRPFGMLA encoded by the coding sequence ATGCTCGCCTCCTCCCTCCAGAAAATGCTCGACGAGAACGGAATCAAGTACTTCACCGTGCGGCACAATCCGGCGTTCACCGCGCAGGAGGTCGCGGCCACTACGCACATTTCGGGCCACCGCCTCGCCAAGACGGTGGTTGCGAAGATTGATGGTTCCCTGGCGCTTATTGTCGTGCCGGCCACCCACCGCGTGCGTATGGACGCCATCAAGCGGCTGACCGGCGCCCACCGCGTCGAACTCGCCCACGAAGACGACTTCAAGGAAGCCTTCCCCGAATGCGAGCTGGGGGCCATGCCGCCCTTTGGCAACCTCTACGGCATGGAAGTCTTCGTCGAGCGGGACCTCGCGCAAAACGACACGATTGCGTTCAATGCCGGCGGCCATGACGAGGTCATGAGCATGTCCTACCGGGATTTCGAGCGGCTCGCGCACCCGCGCCCCTTCGGCATGCTGGCGTAG
- a CDS encoding type II toxin-antitoxin system Phd/YefM family antitoxin — translation MEKTWQLQEARNHFSEVVERAMTAGPQIVSRHGKPAVVVPSCEAYDRLTDRSESLVAFLRASPLRGHDLERQRDLPAGSRPA, via the coding sequence GTGGAAAAAACCTGGCAACTACAGGAAGCCAGAAACCACTTCAGCGAGGTCGTCGAACGCGCGATGACTGCGGGGCCCCAGATCGTTTCCCGTCATGGGAAGCCCGCCGTGGTTGTACCTTCCTGCGAGGCGTATGACCGCCTGACAGACCGCTCGGAAAGCCTCGTGGCGTTCCTGCGTGCGTCCCCGCTCCGCGGGCACGATTTGGAGCGCCAGCGTGACCTCCCGGCGGGCAGCCGCCCCGCGTAA
- a CDS encoding NAD(P)/FAD-dependent oxidoreductase: MTQSHIYEAIILGAGAAGLFCAIEACRRGRRVLLIEHNATPGRKIRISGGGRCNFTNLNTEPPRFFSENPRFCYSALARYTPRDFIAYVEGHGIAWHEKKLGQLFCDDSAQQIIDALVGDCAAAGVDLRTNCAVSGVEKPDGFFVHTAHGTFQAPALVVATGGLSIPKIGATGFGYQLAEQFGVPLIPPAPALVPLTLPETELGSLSDLSGNAFEAAVTCGGARFEESVLITHRGLSGPAILQISSYWREGDPVHIDLFPGVRLEETLLDQKRAQPRTQPAAILRERLMARLAKRLCEQHGWQRPLGETPDRDLRAMASACQDWTLPIRGTEGFAKAEVTRGGVDTRALSPKTMEARDVPGLYFIGEVMDVTGWLGGYNFQWAWASAAAAGRAL; this comes from the coding sequence ATGACCCAATCCCACATCTACGAAGCCATCATTCTCGGCGCCGGCGCCGCAGGGCTCTTCTGCGCCATCGAGGCCTGCCGCCGCGGCCGCCGCGTGCTCCTGATCGAGCACAACGCGACGCCGGGCCGGAAGATCCGCATTTCCGGTGGCGGGCGCTGCAATTTCACCAACCTCAACACCGAACCCCCCCGCTTTTTCTCGGAAAACCCGCGCTTCTGCTACTCCGCGCTCGCGCGCTATACCCCGCGGGACTTTATCGCCTACGTGGAAGGCCACGGTATCGCGTGGCACGAGAAGAAACTCGGGCAGTTGTTCTGCGATGACTCGGCGCAGCAGATCATCGACGCACTGGTGGGCGACTGCGCCGCCGCGGGCGTGGACCTGCGGACGAATTGCGCAGTGTCGGGCGTGGAGAAGCCCGACGGCTTTTTCGTGCACACGGCCCACGGGACCTTTCAGGCGCCCGCGCTCGTCGTGGCTACCGGCGGGCTGTCCATCCCGAAGATCGGCGCCACGGGCTTCGGCTACCAGCTTGCGGAACAATTCGGCGTGCCGCTGATTCCGCCCGCGCCCGCGCTCGTGCCGTTGACGCTCCCCGAAACGGAGCTTGGGAGCCTGTCGGATCTGTCGGGCAACGCATTTGAAGCGGCGGTGACCTGCGGCGGGGCGCGCTTTGAGGAAAGTGTGCTGATTACGCACCGGGGCCTCAGCGGGCCCGCCATCCTCCAGATTTCGTCGTATTGGCGCGAAGGCGATCCGGTGCATATCGACTTGTTTCCGGGGGTCCGGCTCGAAGAGACCCTGCTGGACCAGAAGCGCGCACAGCCCCGGACCCAGCCCGCCGCGATCCTGCGGGAACGCCTCATGGCGCGTCTCGCGAAACGCCTCTGCGAACAACACGGCTGGCAGCGGCCCCTCGGCGAGACCCCGGATCGCGACCTGCGCGCCATGGCGTCCGCGTGCCAGGACTGGACCCTGCCCATCCGGGGCACGGAGGGCTTCGCCAAGGCCGAAGTGACGCGGGGCGGTGTGGACACGCGCGCGCTCTCGCCCAAGACGATGGAGGCCCGCGACGTGCCGGGTCTGTACTTCATTGGCGAGGTGATGGATGTGACCGGCTGGCTCGGCGGCTATAATTTCCAATGGGCCTGGGCCTCCGCCGCGGCCGCGGGACGGGCGCTTTGA
- a CDS encoding sulfatase-like hydrolase/transferase, giving the protein MRLFPPTLLAVAIAVAAGALAKTRPNILFVMTDDQGPWAMTNAGNPDADTPAMDRLAAEGAKFVNFFTTTPVCSPSRVGFLASRYGSEVGITDWIMPRPRPGTRDESQLGLDPSLPTWVRALRDAGYRTGLVGKWHLGTQDRYLPAHFGYDFFYGFREGGAKVVNPELEHNGVIREEEGLTTDLLTDKALDFLKESAGSGQPFVLSLHYRAPHAPWKPVAEADEAHVKDRALTLPDPGLPNLDHARLDSTMREYLASVAGVDRNLRRVLALLDETGLAANTAVIFTSDHGYNVGHHGLIHKGNGSWMTLEGTHPSGRRPNMFDTSMQLPTIVRWPGVVTPGAMVDEVITNLDWFPTLLAMAGMEPDPAALIHGRNFLPLLKGKTMAWDNGFYAEYGMHHYADCDMRAYRTPEWKLVRDFRRPGQDELYDLKNDPGETRNLINDPAYAAIRSELSEKINDHHAALRATRLPGAGE; this is encoded by the coding sequence ATGCGCTTATTTCCACCAACGCTTCTTGCGGTGGCGATCGCCGTGGCGGCGGGCGCCCTGGCCAAGACGCGGCCGAATATTCTCTTTGTGATGACCGACGACCAGGGTCCGTGGGCCATGACGAACGCGGGCAATCCCGACGCGGATACGCCGGCAATGGACCGGCTGGCGGCGGAGGGCGCGAAGTTCGTCAACTTCTTCACGACGACGCCCGTGTGTTCGCCGTCGCGCGTGGGGTTTCTGGCGAGCCGCTACGGGTCGGAGGTCGGCATTACGGACTGGATCATGCCGCGGCCGCGGCCGGGAACCCGCGACGAGTCGCAGCTGGGGCTGGATCCGTCGCTGCCGACTTGGGTACGGGCGCTTCGGGACGCCGGCTACCGGACGGGCCTGGTGGGCAAGTGGCACCTGGGCACGCAGGATCGCTACCTGCCGGCGCATTTCGGCTATGACTTCTTCTACGGTTTCCGCGAAGGCGGGGCGAAGGTGGTGAATCCGGAGTTGGAGCACAACGGGGTCATCCGCGAGGAGGAGGGACTGACCACGGACCTGCTGACGGACAAGGCGCTGGATTTCCTGAAGGAATCGGCCGGAAGCGGGCAGCCGTTTGTGCTCTCGCTGCACTACCGCGCGCCGCACGCGCCGTGGAAGCCCGTGGCGGAAGCGGACGAGGCGCATGTGAAGGATCGCGCGCTTACGCTGCCGGATCCCGGACTGCCGAACCTCGATCACGCGCGGCTGGACAGCACGATGCGCGAGTACCTGGCGAGCGTGGCGGGGGTGGACCGGAATCTGCGCCGCGTCCTCGCGCTGCTGGACGAGACCGGGCTGGCGGCGAATACGGCCGTCATTTTTACGAGCGATCACGGGTACAACGTGGGCCACCACGGGCTGATCCACAAGGGGAATGGATCGTGGATGACGCTGGAGGGCACGCACCCGAGCGGGCGGCGTCCGAATATGTTCGACACGTCCATGCAACTCCCGACGATCGTGCGGTGGCCGGGGGTGGTGACGCCCGGCGCGATGGTGGACGAGGTGATCACGAATCTCGACTGGTTCCCGACGCTCCTGGCGATGGCCGGCATGGAACCCGACCCGGCGGCGCTGATCCACGGGCGTAATTTCCTGCCCCTGCTGAAGGGCAAGACGATGGCGTGGGACAACGGCTTCTACGCGGAGTACGGTATGCACCACTACGCGGATTGCGATATGCGCGCGTACCGCACGCCCGAGTGGAAGCTCGTGCGGGACTTTCGCCGACCCGGGCAGGACGAGCTCTACGACCTGAAGAACGACCCGGGTGAAACGCGGAATCTGATCAACGATCCCGCGTATGCGGCGATCCGGTCGGAATTGAGCGAGAAGATCAACGACCACCACGCGGCGCTGCGGGCCACCCGGTTGCCCGGCGCGGGCGAATAG
- a CDS encoding sugar phosphate isomerase/epimerase — MAFFYSSRPSGLTRRHFLGCASAAALALPAQLAAAGDSPPRRALACRLASYGAYEEAAWTHLPAIGVRHMFMNVPEPDQIDAVAARLEAHKLAPVVMRGAADLSTPESIGILAGQLAICRRFGVRYMFLSPKHAEAPREVAWEHLRRAGDAAAEQDVIIALETHPDLGTNGAVHLETMQAVDHPYVRVNFDTGNITYYNRDTDAVSELKKIVDYVATVEFKDHNGGFETWTFPPLGQGVVDFPGVLDVLNAHGYAGPITLEFEGTKGVELDEAQTRQAIETSVAYVRSLGEFD; from the coding sequence ATGGCGTTTTTCTATTCGTCCCGCCCCTCCGGCCTTACCCGAAGACACTTCCTCGGCTGCGCGTCCGCGGCCGCCCTGGCGTTGCCCGCGCAGCTGGCCGCAGCGGGTGATTCGCCCCCCCGGCGCGCGCTGGCGTGCCGCCTGGCGAGTTATGGCGCCTATGAGGAGGCGGCGTGGACCCACCTGCCCGCCATCGGCGTTCGCCATATGTTTATGAACGTCCCCGAGCCCGATCAGATTGATGCGGTCGCGGCGCGCCTCGAGGCGCACAAGCTCGCGCCCGTAGTCATGCGGGGCGCGGCGGATCTCTCCACCCCGGAAAGTATCGGGATTCTTGCCGGGCAACTGGCGATCTGCCGCCGCTTCGGCGTTCGCTACATGTTTCTCTCGCCGAAGCACGCCGAGGCCCCCAGGGAGGTCGCCTGGGAGCACCTGCGCCGGGCGGGCGACGCGGCGGCGGAGCAGGACGTGATCATCGCGCTGGAAACGCACCCCGATCTCGGGACCAACGGCGCCGTCCACCTCGAAACGATGCAAGCCGTCGATCACCCCTATGTGCGGGTCAATTTCGACACCGGCAACATCACCTACTACAACCGCGACACGGACGCGGTGTCGGAGTTGAAAAAGATCGTGGACTACGTCGCCACGGTGGAGTTCAAGGATCACAACGGCGGCTTCGAGACGTGGACTTTCCCGCCCCTGGGGCAGGGCGTGGTGGATTTTCCGGGGGTGCTGGACGTCCTGAACGCTCACGGATACGCCGGCCCGATCACCCTCGAGTTCGAGGGGACCAAGGGCGTGGAGCTCGATGAAGCCCAGACCCGGCAAGCCATCGAAACCTCGGTCGCCTATGTGCGCAGCCTTGGAGAATTCGACTGA